The Camelina sativa cultivar DH55 chromosome 18, Cs, whole genome shotgun sequence DNA window AAATTTGCTATAACAACGAGTGTTTTGTCGAAGCaatggaagtttctttggatGCGGGTGCCAAAACTTGAGTACGATGAGATGAGCATGTTTTCTTCAGAATTTTACCTTCGATATGTGTTCCCTGAGGAGGGTTACAGCGAAACATATTCTACAGAGTTGGAAAGATGCCAGAGGATGCGGTGTTTTATTGACAAGAATCTGCCATTACATAGCTCTCCGGTCATAAAGAGCTTGAATCTCACGTTTCACAATGAAATTTTTCAACCTGAAGCTATCAAACTGTGGGTTGAAATTGCAATCTCTCGTTGTGTTGAGGAGCTAAGCGTTGCATTTTCTAGTTTAAAGGGAAAACTTAATGCAGTAATGCCGAGTAGCTTGTATATTTGCAAATCACTTGTGACGTTGAAACTAACCAACGACATTTACGTGGATGTTCCTCATGTTTTCTGCCTCCCCTCCTTGAAAACTTTGCACCTTCGACGTGTGATATACGCAGATGAAGAATCTCTACAACGGCTTTTATTTAATTCCTATGTTCTGGAAGATCTTGCTCTGGAACTATCTCCTCGTGACAATGTGAGAAATTTTGCTGTAATCATCCCGTCATTGCTTAGTTTATCCTTTAGGATATCTGATATGTGTGAAGAGTTTAGGATAGATACTCCTTCTTTGAAGTATTTCACAGTTTTCTGTAAAAGTTCATTCGGCTTGATTGAGAGTATGCCTAAGCTGGAGAAGGCAGATATCACTGCTAGTCACAATATCAAGAAGCTTCTTGAGCTTGTCACATCTGTCAAGCGTCTTTCATTGACAATCATAGAAGACAGCGGCACAGAGgtaatttaaatctatttgataatattcaattcttcaatctcactAATATCTCTTTAGATTACTAAAACCGTCCTTTGTACAGGCTCTCACTGCTGTATATGGCGAGGATATTGTCTTTAAGGAGCTTGAGCATCTGAAG harbors:
- the LOC104763642 gene encoding putative F-box/FBD/LRR-repeat protein At5g62970; this translates as MDKFTGFSDDELLVKILSFLPTKFAITTSVLSKQWKFLWMRVPKLEYDEMSMFSSEFYLRYVFPEEGYSETYSTELERCQRMRCFIDKNLPLHSSPVIKSLNLTFHNEIFQPEAIKLWVEIAISRCVEELSVAFSSLKGKLNAVMPSSLYICKSLVTLKLTNDIYVDVPHVFCLPSLKTLHLRRVIYADEESLQRLLFNSYVLEDLALELSPRDNVRNFAVIIPSLLSLSFRISDMCEEFRIDTPSLKYFTVFCKSSFGLIESMPKLEKADITASHNIKKLLELVTSVKRLSLTIIEDSGTEALTAVYGEDIVFKELEHLKFRIHDAYWSKVLHWLLIASPKLRKLEFDEHFSRDGMDTLVCWKQLKSVPQCFLSSLQTFKWTCYGISVEGKDLVKYILRKSCQLKTATIVFGQEFDPQKKLEMETEVKFCFRDSPIVILSMTDEESCESRLMPALDFLY